In Natronococcus occultus SP4, the following proteins share a genomic window:
- a CDS encoding multiprotein bridging factor aMBF1: MVQCEMCGTETSSPKTIKVEGAKLDVCSSCTEFGTEVKQPSSSSSSTKYSTDSGSSGSGSGSAASGGSTSSSSSAGGSRRQDMFDDMDELATDYDDLVRNAREDAGLSQSELANELNEKASLIRKIERGDTLPSDQVQSKLESFLGVDLSAEGGSAEDSEWSGGSATGSYTLGDVVKRKD; this comes from the coding sequence ATGGTTCAATGCGAGATGTGTGGCACCGAGACGTCGTCTCCGAAGACGATCAAGGTGGAGGGTGCGAAGTTAGACGTGTGTTCGAGCTGTACCGAGTTCGGGACGGAGGTGAAACAGCCGAGTAGCTCGAGTTCGTCGACGAAGTACTCGACCGATTCGGGCTCCTCGGGGTCGGGTTCCGGCAGCGCTGCGAGCGGTGGCTCGACGTCCTCGAGTTCGAGCGCGGGCGGCTCGCGCCGGCAGGACATGTTCGACGACATGGACGAGCTGGCGACCGACTACGACGATCTCGTGCGTAACGCCCGCGAGGACGCGGGGCTGAGCCAGTCCGAGCTGGCGAACGAACTCAACGAGAAGGCGAGTCTCATCCGGAAGATCGAACGGGGTGATACCCTCCCCAGCGACCAGGTGCAGTCGAAACTCGAGAGCTTCCTCGGGGTCGATCTGAGCGCCGAGGGCGGGTCCGCCGAGGACTCGGAGTGGTCTGGCGGGTCGGCGACGGGCAGCTACACGCTCGGCGACGTCGTCAAGCGCAAGGACTGA
- the hisC gene encoding histidinol-phosphate transaminase, translating into MQPRDLSDHVAYEAGRGIEEVARELGRDPSEFIKLASNENPHGPSPAAADAIREAAGSVSSYPKSTHTDLTDAVADRWAVDPAQVWLANGGDGAIDYLSRAILEPGEDVLVPSPGFAYYGMSARFHHGGVREYVLDREADFAQTPETVLSAYDGERIVYLTSPHNPSGSTIELAAVERIADETDEDTLVVVDEAYGEFADVDSAVALLEGRDGFDARDDVAVLRTFSKAYGLAGVRLGYAIVPAEWADAYARVNTPFAASEIACRAGLAAIDDDEHVERTVATARSSRAYMREHLDARVWPSEGNFVLAAVGDATTVAEELQQRGVIVRDCSSFGLPGCIRITCGTEAETERAVEAVNAVLAGRSTEREEVTDA; encoded by the coding sequence ATGCAACCGCGCGACCTGTCCGACCACGTCGCTTACGAGGCGGGTCGAGGCATCGAGGAGGTCGCCCGCGAACTCGGGCGCGACCCCTCGGAGTTCATCAAGCTCGCCTCGAACGAGAACCCTCACGGCCCCTCCCCCGCGGCCGCCGACGCGATCCGGGAGGCCGCCGGGAGCGTGAGTTCCTACCCCAAATCCACCCACACCGACCTCACCGACGCGGTCGCCGACCGCTGGGCCGTCGACCCCGCGCAGGTCTGGCTCGCCAACGGCGGCGACGGTGCGATCGACTACCTCTCCCGGGCGATCCTCGAGCCCGGCGAGGACGTCCTGGTCCCCTCGCCGGGCTTTGCCTACTACGGGATGAGCGCACGCTTTCACCACGGCGGAGTTCGGGAGTACGTCCTCGATCGCGAGGCCGACTTCGCCCAGACCCCCGAGACGGTGCTGTCGGCCTACGACGGCGAGCGGATCGTCTACCTCACGAGTCCGCACAACCCCTCGGGGTCGACGATCGAGCTCGCGGCCGTCGAACGGATCGCCGACGAGACCGACGAGGACACCCTCGTCGTCGTCGACGAGGCCTACGGCGAGTTCGCCGACGTCGACAGCGCCGTGGCCCTGCTCGAGGGCCGGGACGGGTTCGACGCACGCGACGATGTCGCCGTCCTGCGGACGTTCTCGAAGGCCTACGGTCTCGCGGGCGTCCGCCTGGGCTATGCGATCGTCCCCGCGGAGTGGGCCGACGCCTACGCCCGCGTGAACACCCCCTTCGCCGCCAGCGAGATCGCCTGTCGGGCGGGGCTGGCCGCGATCGATGACGACGAGCACGTCGAGCGAACCGTCGCGACGGCCCGGAGCTCCCGAGCGTACATGCGCGAACACCTCGACGCCCGGGTCTGGCCCAGCGAGGGGAACTTCGTGCTCGCGGCGGTCGGCGACGCGACGACCGTCGCCGAGGAGCTCCAGCAGCGGGGCGTCATCGTTCGGGACTGCTCGAGTTTCGGCCTGCCGGGCTGTATCCGGATCACCTGCGGTACCGAAGCAGAGACCGAACGCGCCGTCGAGGCGGTAAACGCCGTCCTCGCGGGTCGTTCGACCGAGCGAGAGGAGGTGACCGACGCGTGA
- a CDS encoding CDP-alcohol phosphatidyltransferase family protein produces the protein MTLDQLRPYVTGVLDPFVEGFDRLGMTPNGVSLLAFGMAVLAALAFLLGGRASPIWFVAAAILVFLNGWLDVIDGALAREQNVASAGGDLLDHVIDRYADIVIIAGLAAGIESYFLGFLAVTGVVMTSYLGTQAQAVGLDRVYGGLIGRADRLVIIGLVGFLAYPFSGTYGGLTLIGWLLVFLAVVGHVTALQRFYYAWIALD, from the coding sequence ATGACGCTCGATCAGCTCCGCCCGTACGTCACGGGCGTCCTCGATCCGTTCGTCGAGGGGTTCGATCGGCTGGGGATGACTCCTAACGGCGTCAGTCTGCTGGCGTTCGGGATGGCCGTACTGGCGGCGCTCGCCTTTCTGCTGGGGGGGCGAGCTTCCCCGATTTGGTTCGTCGCGGCCGCAATACTGGTCTTTCTGAACGGCTGGCTCGACGTCATCGACGGGGCCCTGGCCCGCGAACAGAACGTCGCCTCCGCGGGCGGAGACCTGCTCGATCACGTTATTGACCGCTACGCCGACATCGTCATCATCGCCGGGCTCGCGGCCGGCATCGAGAGCTACTTCCTGGGCTTTCTGGCTGTAACCGGGGTAGTGATGACCTCCTATCTCGGTACCCAGGCCCAGGCCGTCGGCCTCGATCGGGTCTACGGCGGGCTCATCGGGCGCGCGGACCGGCTGGTGATCATCGGCCTCGTCGGCTTTCTGGCCTACCCGTTCTCGGGGACGTACGGTGGGCTGACGCTGATCGGCTGGCTGCTGGTCTTTCTGGCAGTCGTCGGCCACGTCACCGCGCTCCAGCGGTTCTACTACGCCTGGATCGCACTCGATTGA
- a CDS encoding adenylate kinase family protein, whose amino-acid sequence MRVAVTGTPGTGKTTATERLEATLEDANDGDEPEVVHLNEILEDEELYTEVDADRESKIADLDALSEWLADREDVVVESHLAHHFDADRVAVLRCEPAQLEERLLDRGESEAKARENAESEALDVVLAEAVEAHGLESVYEIDTTDRDPEAVAEELAAVLAGDREPSAGEVDFVGYLE is encoded by the coding sequence GTGAGAGTCGCCGTCACGGGCACCCCGGGAACCGGGAAGACGACGGCGACGGAGCGACTCGAGGCGACGCTCGAGGACGCGAACGACGGCGACGAGCCCGAGGTCGTCCACCTCAACGAGATCCTCGAGGACGAGGAGCTCTACACCGAGGTCGACGCCGACCGCGAGAGCAAGATCGCGGACCTCGACGCGCTCTCGGAGTGGCTTGCGGACCGCGAGGACGTCGTCGTCGAGTCCCACCTCGCACACCACTTCGACGCCGACCGCGTGGCGGTGCTTCGCTGCGAGCCCGCCCAGCTCGAAGAGCGGCTGCTCGATCGCGGCGAGAGCGAGGCCAAGGCCCGTGAGAACGCCGAGAGCGAGGCTCTGGACGTCGTGCTGGCCGAGGCCGTCGAGGCCCACGGCCTCGAGTCGGTCTACGAGATCGACACGACCGACCGCGATCCCGAGGCGGTCGCCGAGGAGCTCGCGGCCGTCCTCGCGGGCGATCGGGAGCCAAGCGCCGGCGAGGTCGACTTCGTGGGGTATCTCGAATGA